Within Quercus lobata isolate SW786 chromosome 5, ValleyOak3.0 Primary Assembly, whole genome shotgun sequence, the genomic segment ccttttctgtagatggtgttagcctgaggtcaggttctttggctgcctgagttatgggcatgtagaagcgtcgaggaatagtttccttagacgacatcttggaacagtagccaatctctcctctgagctatctcctcggcatcatcttcactcttttgtacttttcttttgcttacgcagttaactctaatgtaagcttgtttcagtttttattgtacactgtactgttcttttgtcttaataaaagatgtgtttatttctttatacatactttttttttttgcaacaaccactttaggcctgaatattaagtctaagcctgcctttaacaatattctgggcagaagaatactttaacacaaatccttattagtttaaactcgcaaatattatcaagtataataatggtaatcctcaatagattaaattcatggaactaaccgagatagctgttgagtgctgcgcgatgcacgctagaccaatttccgagaacgataaactctaaacaattcgtccgagatgatagtcgagtagCGAAGGACTTTGTGCTTTCGGGTAATATGTTGTACCGTAGCGCATCATTCCCTTTGGCacgggggatccgagggtagaccggggaacccgtgcaattaagggattgacccaactgttaatgaggagttctcttcggatggatcttgaggtttatgtgccataatACTTGGTTTcttcataggcttgagtccgaggaccatgcaagaccttggttctgtccaaaacttatgatctttttatgtacttggtttccccataggcttgagtccgaggaccatgcaaggccttggttctgtccaaaacttatgatctttttatgtacttggtttccccataggcttgagtccgaggaccatgcaaggccttggttctgtccaaaacttatgatcttttatgtacttggtttccccataggcttgagtccgaggaccatgcaaggccttgattctgtccaaaacttatgatctttttatgtacttggtttccccatagacttgagtccgtggaccatgcaaggccttagttctattcaaaacttatgatccttttatgtacttggtttccccataggcttgagtccgtggaccatgcaaggccttggttctgtccaaaacttatgatccttttatgtacttggtttccccataggtttgagtccgaggaccatgcaaggccttagttctgtccaaaacttgtaattttttcttttttgtacttggtttccccataggcttgagtccgaggatcatgcaaggccttggttctgtccaaaacttgtaaaatttcttttatgtacttggtttccccataggcttgagtccgaggaccatgcaaggctttggttccgtccaaaacttgtaaaatttcttttatgtacttggtttctccataggcttgagtccgaggaccatgcaaggccttggttctgtccaaaacttgtaaaatttcttttattcggtttacttttcgaccataagcccctataccagggcggggaaagttggcttgaggccggaagcccctagagatgcccgcgcccttggcactgtaaggcgtagcccctagcagaagcttatgTCGAagcaacaactgtatgtcgccggagtCGGCGGAAGccccaggaatttctgcttgctagagggctgactccaccgccacctgcgccaacgcgcaagctttcccacagacggcgccaattgtaaggacacagttctctggcggcccaataaggatgttgggctcgcgcatgaacgatccctcacaatatgatttgtagagagtgggtttgaaaagctagccgttggtcacggggcggcgcccggtcctggttttagaggaattcgtgtagaaaaaggatttgggcttgaacgtttaagccctacggcatcgcatcctatgggatgggcctcctcggacttgatccgaggaccattaaggtcttatcccggttacccgacgatgggttttttctgtaatctcaggtgttgttgagatgttctcacccagatcgtctcccttttttggaggtggaatgggagtcccctttcgatttacttactttcttcttttatactcgtctgcgttaactgtccttcgtccacgtgtagggtcaatctttacaggactgatatttgtcccatcagtctaatcccagaactgttggggatggttgataaggctgcagaatacgactctgtcaggtgcagagtcttatctagaagggtagtaaggataatttcccccaagatattttggatcttcttacaaattcgttcctataccagttttacccctttattccgatgggattctggatctgccgaggactgaactgtcctcggctgcctcccaaaactgttttgtgctctgtattgtagagcttgggccacagctctcctcggcttgggctttcggattttccaagagcaactgggtctggcccttaaattattgggccccacaatatatatatatatatatatgggttttgtTGGGTTTAAGGTTTAAGGTTTATAAGgtaatggaatggaatgatcataatATAATGGaaaggaatagaatggaatggaaaggaaaaaaaaatggaatggaatgtatttaagtaagggaaaagaataaaaaagaatggaatggaatggaattaaacAACcctgattggatgttttaaaataaaagaatggaaaggaaaaaaatgaatggaatgtaagtaatcttgtttgggagcaacatggagggtatggaatggaatcattttatgacaatattactattagacccctattttaaaataaatgattgaATATATAGGAGTAtcttgggagttttagtaaaaaaatcattaaatctaatttcattccctcacATTCCTCCTAATTTcgaaaggaatgaaaatttgagattttaagggaatagagaggaatgagtgttccctcttACTCATTTCATTCCCTCGCACTTAAACTCCTAAATAAGGGAATgagctttccattccctccattaaaacttccaaacaagggaaggaaataatattctaaaattattcttttcattcctttccattccatttcattccctccttCCCAAACGAGGCCTTAAGGTTATCTCATTTTcacttacaatttattttttgtgggtaTTTATAGGTTAACTAAGTACgtttgcaacttttttttttttttttttaatggttacaTCTGCAACTTctcacatttatttattttaccttgtaaatgtgtacaatacacatttattatttagtctaaaatttatatttttagtgCAATGCaagttaagaattttttttttttcaattttatatctaATCATTACTCTCAATCATATTGCCCAGCCTACTGTTTCTTTTTGGAGCAATCTACGATTTTAGTccttaaattatattttgagttCAATTTTGTcctcaattatttttgtttttaatagttAGTTAAAATGTTTATtcccacattgaaaatgagagaaactttttttattgtttttaagtATGATGATTAATGTGCTGAAATGTATTGGAGTAGACATTAGGCCAGGTATGTTTTAGTTTCTCTTatgtttttccatttttcttgtgtttgtaCAAACACAAGGTTATGCATACTCTTTATTTacaaattctaaataatttatatatagttttactTTGTTATATCTTAAATTCTcgttgattttatttttattatctttttaggTTTTATGTTCCTTATATGAGATAGAgggatttaaattttaaaagggtataataatatatctttcatgtgacattttttttaatgaaatatgacatatatatatatatatatatatatatgagaaaccattacataatttaaaaatgtaggtttaaaaaaagtgtaagctaATACCCGTAAACatcttctaaaataaataagaaaaatgtaatttgaaccatataattgtgattatttttaattgtatatgtatatatgcacAGAGCTACACACTAGTGATATTTAATGCTTAATGACACTGTAACTTATATAATGTGcttttaagaaagaaattgtTGTCAATGTTATCATACATCATAGGATAGTTTTGCCTACTTAAACGACACGTCGAAGACTCTTTTAGTCTTTTGTCACTCCTTTTGGGTGTGGTGGTTGCTTGATTTGTTTGACTAATCTCGTGATTTTGCGACAAGATAATCTGCTTGGCAGAGAAGCTAGTTAGCAGGAAAGGGAGAAATGAGATCACTGGCGAAGCCAAGGGAGGGCGAGAGGGGGCAAGTGCCCCCCTAACCTCCCCAAAAACTCATATATAATATACCTATAAAGCAATTTGCCCCCTTACAAAAATTTTCTATCTCAACTTTGCCCCTAGCATAAATAAGAAGACTTTTCTACTTCTAAAAGAAAGCAGTCTAATGTCATGTATAAGTACATATCTCATTTTCGTCTTTTTCCAACGAAAACAAAGTTCAATGGCCCCACATAAGACTAAAAGTATTGTCCTTTTGACAAGTTTCCAAACTACTAACAGTAAATAatgaatttacacaatttttttcacaacaaatttcacaattgtcTATATAGTATTtctcacaataaatttcacaattgttgaatattcaattttcaTTTAGGTCCACCACTTACACTACTTTATTGTCTACCAGTTATATAATTGCTAGTGTCAACTTGTGAAAATACCAAATCTCCTCTTGGTGGGTTCTAcataatcattattttttataaaaaaaaatggcccaCTTATATTCATATATACCACTAAAATCATAGCCTCcactctttttcttattttttagtttttaattttttttcaatcttgttTTTGCTATAATCCACATTTTAACTActtaaaagaatagagaaaaaatgttgaattcaaaattatttttaatagcATTCAAGGCAGTGAGGATACAAAATTGCTAGTACATTGTTATACCCTTAAcacttttacaataatttattttaagaaataaaattgattgtttAAACTCTATTTATTTAGATTTGGAAGGGCAAGATTTGGTTCTTCAGCCCAAAGGGTTAAAGGAattaggcccaaagagcccaatacaatgaatttatagataATGGGTTTAAAAATTAGGCCTTAATGAATCATGCAGCAACTATAATTGGCCCAAATGACAAAGAAGCAAAGATAAAATAACTTAATTCAAAGAAAATTGTCCTTGGCACAATCCAAGGAGATTAGTTATTGTATATATCCCTTGAATATGATTACAAACACTATTCTTCTTGCTACAATCTTTTTTCTCTTaactctcccccccccccccccatttgCCCTCAGggtattttttctctttaatactctttttttatttcatctctaccctccacgtgtagacTAGATTATTGatgttgatccttgtcccatcaacaGCTTCCTAAAGTCTTTGGGAGCAGccaggggcgtagccaggaatACATACTTGGGGGGGCCGGGTTGTAACAGAGatatactaaatataattcttaagtctattggatacaaaattatcaactttcatATATCATTATATACTTGAACATGTTGGGAATTCGACCGAAATTccaaacctgtgagaaacaaaaaaaatagagaaaacaaaacgccaaaagtaaaacaatcacacgcacaagacagtatttacgtggttcggcaatttgcctacgtccacagagttgcagggatttcactattatcaaagaaaattacaatgtgcagctacagtgtttttctttctcaaaaacaacaacaagataaaaccctaatcaccaaaaaaacGGCTTTTATATCTTGCgcacaggattcacaatgggctacaaaacGGGCCAAAAATTTTTTGTCGGCCCAAGCCTCctctccatggactaagccttaGTAAATCTCCCATTATTCGGGTCAGGTCGGGTCATCAACCGGATCAAAGCATGCCTGACGACGATTTTTCATAGAATAAAattcatccattatcatctCTATAGTGAAATTCCCTGCAATTTCCTTCTCTATATAAACTATCATATTATCTGCCAAAAGCTCATCCTCCATTGTATTGCGAAGTCTTGTTTTTAACAACTTCATAGCTGAGAAAGCTCGTTCTGTAGTTGCTGTAGAAACTGGAAAGGTCAACACAAGACGAATAAGTCTATCaatcaaaaaatagattttagacTTTCCTGAAATTTTTAATCCCCTACATAGCTCAGAAATTGtacttatattttgaaaatctggATGTTTTATCACATCAAGTTCATAATGTTGCAATTGAGACTCCAAAAGTTCTCGTTCATGTTCAGTGAAATCTTGAGGATAATATTTCTTAACCAAATTGCATATATCAACAATTTTGAATAATCTAAAAGCATCCTTGGGATTTAAAGCTGAACTAAGAATGACAAGTTCCGTTGTTAGCTCACAAAATCTACTTTTCAATTCTTGTAATTGAAAGTCTATTGCAACTGTAAATATGCCAATTCTAAAATGATGTTCCATTGTTAAATCGTCATCTTGACGACGATATCTACCTCGACCTTTAGTGTAACGAGCATTCATATCAGGAGTATCAATTTCATGTTGCTCACAAAATGATATAACACTAGCAAGTAAAGGCTCCCATCCATCATCTCTCAACTTTTGAATAAGTGTATTTGTAGTTGAAACTAAATGCATGGCATTTAAAAGGTCTTGAGAATGTTAttgcaaagcttgacaaagAACATTAGTAATTctcattatctctttcatcaaatgcaagattaaaataaattcaaatgatgTTAATACCTGATAAGCTCCCTCGGCATCACTACGTTGTTTATAGTTAGCCCCTTCCTCAGAGATAGAGTTGATAACTTTGCAAGTAGCATCAAACATTTTAATTaaactacaaatagattgaaaatgagATCCCCACCTAGTATCTCCAGCTCGTTGCAAAGTTCCAATCTGGTTTGCACCTCTTCCAGTCTCAATTTCATTAGAAGCAATCATATTCTCAACTTGTTCTGCTTGAGCATGTTGCAATTCATCATTACGCTTACCAGAACCAACAACAATATTGATAATATTAACCAAATGATCAAAGAATTGATGAACATCTTTTACTCTCTAGATGCTGTAACTAGAGCTAATTGCAACCTATGAGCCATACAATGTACATAATAAGCATATGGGCAATCTTTAAGAAAAAGAGCTTGTAATCCATTCCATTCACCACGCATGTTACTAGCCCCATCATATCCTTGACCTCGAATATTTTCAATGTGGAGGTTGTAACGAGAAAGGACAGCACATATCTTATTCTTTAAAGTCAATGCAGTAGTGTCTCTAACATGCACAACATAAAAGAAACGCTCTTTAATGAAACCTTCTTTATCAACAAACCTCAAAATGATGGCCATTTGCTCTCTCTTCGACTCATCCCGGGCCTCATCAAcaagaatgcaaaattttgcatCCCCAATTTCTTCACGAATAGCATTTCGCACATTACTAGCAAGAATATGCAAAATCTCCTTTTGAATTGTGGGTGATGTATATTTGGCATTTCCTGGAGCATTTTCCAAGACAACACTAGCTACTTTGTCATTGAAAGTTGATGTGAATTTtatcaattcaataaaattgccTCTATTTTTTGAATCAAGGCTTTCATCATGACCTCTAAAAGCACAAGCTTGGAATGCTAGCCATCGAGCACACTCTATTGAGGTTTTGAGCCGCAACCGATTATTGTCTAATTCTTTTGACGTTTGTTTCTCAATTAGCTTGTCAATATGTCGTGAATAATT encodes:
- the LOC115990155 gene encoding uncharacterized protein LOC115990155, which translates into the protein MDALYCLPCYLFSKKPIGCPESDAFISTGFNNWKKVKDGMNCPLIRHEGKEPNSPHKIAVKCCKDLKNYSRHIDKLIEKQTSKELDNNRLRLKTSIECARWLAFQACAFRGHDESLDSKNRGNFIELIKFTSTFNDKVASVVLENAPGNAKYTSPTIQKEILHILASNVRNAIREEIGDAKFCILVDEARDESKREQMAIILRFVDKEGFIKERFFYVVHVRDTTALTLKNKICAVLSRYNLHIENIRGQGYDGASNMRGEWNGLQALFLKDCPYAYYRNDELQHAQAEQVENMIASNEIETGRGANQIGTLQRAGDTRWGSHFQSICSLIKMFDATCKVINSISEEGANYKQRSDAEGAYQLRDDGWEPLLASVISFCEQHEIDTPDMNARYTKGRGRYRRQDDDLTMEHHFRIGIFTVAIDFQLQELKSRFCELTTELVILSSALNPKDAFRLFKIVDICNLVKKYYPQDFTEHERELLESQLQHYELDVIKHPDFQNISTISELCRGLKISGKSKIYFLIDRLIRLVLTFPVSTATTERAFSAMKLLKTRLRNTMEDELLADNMIVYIEKEIAGNFTIEMIMDEFYSMKNRRQACFDPVDDPT